The sequence below is a genomic window from Candidatus Ancaeobacter aquaticus.
GAGCCTTATTCAAAATTTAGTGTGTTAACTGTTTTGGGATATTCTGTCTTGTTAGGTGTGTGTGTTCAGAGTGTTTTTGATAAAGTTATAAAATATAATAAAAGATTATCAATATATGTTCCTTTTGTTGTCTTATTAATTGTATTTTTTGCAGGTTGGCCGATATTTACTAAATATTTCATAGATCAAACTGATAGAGGTTTTATATCTTCTTTTGTAAAAGTTCCAAAATATTGGGATGAGAGCGCGTCATATATGAATAATAAGAATGATAACTTTAGACTTCTCGAAATGCCGGAAAATAAGAGCGCTTATACAATGTTGGGGTGGGATAATGGATTTAGTGGTGCTTCTCCAGATAGATCATTTTTTAAAAAGCCGGTAATTACAAGCAGTCTATATTCTCCTAATATTATACAATATTATTACTATATGTTTAGGGATTATAATTATGGTGTAGCTAGAAGATTATTTAAATTATTTAATGTAAAGTATGTATTTCAGCGTAATGATTTTATGTGGACAATTTTTGGGTCATGGCATCCAAAAAAAGCACGATTATTCCTTCAAAATAAATTAGGACTGCAAAAAGAAAAGTCATTTGGGCTTGTTGATTTTTACAATACAGGAATAAATGCTGAAAATGTTTATTTGAAAGATAGTATAGATATAATAGTAGGTGGTTTTAATGCTTTGCAATTACTGAGTTATACAAAATATATGGATAATCCATCTATAAGTTTTTGGGGAATTAAACAAGAATTGAAAAATGAAAAACTTTATAAATATTCAAAAAGAATAATATTTTCAGAGGGATCAGATAAGTGGATAATGCGTTTATTGCCTGAATTATGTAAATTTAATCCGGAAAAAAAGTTGGGGTGGAAAGATCATGATTATAAGATTGGGTGGAGTCTAAGGAATAATTTTTATGGGGGAGAGTGGCTTGAAGAAGAAGATCAAAAGTTTATAAATGGTGATTTTTTTGAAAATAATGGGGCCATTTTTACAACTGGTGAAGCTCCTTTTAACTTTGAATGGAGCATTAATAATAAAGATGATTATTATATTGGAATGAAATATTATGTTTCAGGTTTTGATGATAAAGTTATATTAAAGGTTAATAGTGAAGATATTGGATATAACAAATTGACTCAGAGTTTGCCTAGTATGAGATGGGTTGTAAAGAAGAAATCACTATCTCCGGGAAAACATAAAATATCAATATTAAATAAAGGGAAAAGTGCGACTGTAGATTCTGTTGTTTTTTTTACTGACAGAGATATTAAAAAAGCTCATAAAAAAGCTGAAGAAATTGTTAAAGATAAAGATAAGTTATTTCTATTCTCATTAAATAACAAAGATTCATTTGATAAAAAATTCAGAATTATTGAGGATGAACAGTTTAGAATAAGTGTTTGTGCTTCTAATATAGATGTTTCTGATGAACAAAGAATAAAATTTTATATAGATGATAAACAATTTGAAGGGACTATTGAAAAAGAAAAATTGACAGAGATTGATACTGTAAAATTAACAAAAGGCATTCATTCAATTAGAGCCGGTGAAGGATGTAATAATGTTATAGTAAAAATATTTATCGAAAACAAAGAAAATACCCAGTATTATAAGAATATTTCTGAAAAAAAATATGGTCCATCAAGATTGGTTATTGAACATTTCGAAATTGATAAACCTATGTTTTTGATTTTTAATGAAAAATATCATGATGGATGGAAGGCTTATAATATGACTAATAAACAGAAATTTTATACAGGGTTCATGACTTTTATGAATGTTTTTATACCTAGAAATAACTTCAAAGAGATTAAGGATCACGTAATGGTAAATGGATATGCAAATGCATTTTATTTACCTAAAGCCGGTAATTATAATATTTTATTAGAGTTTGAGCCTCAAAATGGTTATGATAAAGGTTTATTTATTTCTCTAATTACTGGTATTTTGTGTATAATATTTTTAGTTGTGAATTTATTTAGGAAAAGAATAATTAAAATTTAGTTAAGTATATTTAAAAATAATTAGTGATTATTGTGGAAATATTGTTCCGGAGTTATGGATATGACAAATAAAATTATTGAAAAAGAAATTGCTGTTGTTGGACATGTTACTGAAGTTTATGGTCCAGTTCAAGCACTTACCAATTATTTGAAAAAGCAAGGCAAAAACATCATATTTATTTCTAATCCATTTGCATATTGTTCTTTAGAGAAATCTATAGCTTGTATTTATAAAGATAAAATGGAAGTGAAAAGTATAGATGGTCCTAAAAATCCAACATTCAAGAAACTTTATGCATTGTATTATATAAGAAGCTCATTATTTACATTTATTCAAGTTGTAAAAAGGAGGAAGAGAGTAGGGCTATATATTGGTATTGATAATCTAAATGCATTTATTGGATTAATTCTTAAAAAGTTGGGTTATGTAGATAAAGTTGTTTATTATGTAATTGATTATACAAAAAAAAGATTCCTATTAGGTTTTTTTAACTGGTTATATCATTTTATAGATAGAATATGTATAAAAAATGCGGACTATATATGGAATATATCTTCAAGAATTGCTGATGTGAGAGAATCACAAGGTGTTAATATGGAAAGAAATCTTGTTGTGCCTGTTGGGGTGGAACTTGAAAAGATAAAAAAACCTAATGATTCAGAAAGAGATAAGAATTTGCTTGTTGCTGTAAGTCATTTGACTGAGTCCAAGGGAATACAGCTTATTATTGATGTTATGTCAGATTTAAGGAATGAGTTATCTGCAGTAAAGCTTCATATAATAGGAACTGGTCCGTATGAATCAGTCTTAATAGATATGGTAAAAAAAATGGGGTTAGATGAATATATTAAATTCTTAGGACCTATGAATCATGATGATTTGTTTGCTTATCTACCTAAATGTGGTATTGCGTTGGCAACATATACAGAGGATCCTGATAGTATTACATATTATGCAGACCCAACAAAACCTAAAGAGTATTTAGCATGTGGTTTGCCGGTAATTATTACTAAAGTTCCATGGATTGCTGAAGCTATTGATAATAAGCATATGGGTATTGCGATTCATTATAAAAAAGATGATCTTAAAAATGCTATTATAAAGATGTTGCAAGACAGTGATTTTTATGATGAATGTAGAATAAATGCTTTTGATTTTGCATCTAAACTTTCATGGGATCAGATATATGATAAGGCATTAGATGAATCTAGAATTTAAAATGGATACATATTATAAGAGCTATTAATGAAGACGAAAGTAGACATTTCAAAACAATTCTTTGATAATAAAGCTCAAGACGTAAACACGTCTTTTATTAGAACGGTTTCGCTTTCTCAAAAAAATGAGTTTGATTTAATTAGGAAAAACATCAGTGAAAAGCCAAGAGAGAGCACTATACTTGACATTGGAGGTGGTTGGGGGAGGATTTCACTGTTTTTTCTTAAGGAGGGGTTTTCTGTAACCGTAGTTGATGTATCTATAGGAGCGTTAAACACTCTTAATACTATTTATACAAATGAGAAAAATGATGCATGGGGGAATTTAGAAACTATAGAAGGTGATCTTTCAAAGTTAGGCAATATCGGGACATATGATATTGTGTTTTGTATAGCAATCTTGCATCATGCTGATTCAATAAAAAACATTTTAGACAAAGCATATAAATCGTTAAAAAGAGGCGGACGTTTGATTGTTTTAGAGCCTAATCCTATGAATTTGTTATGGTATATTTTTATATTCTATCAAAGGATGTGGAAAGTAGAAAAAGGAATATTGCGGTGTCGTAGAAATAGTATTATTCAATATTTAAAAGATTCAGATTTTAATTCAATAAAAGTTGAAGGTTATGGGATGTTTCCTAATTGTATATTTAATTTCTCGGAAAAATTGTTAAAAATAAATGCTTCAGTAATACCTAATTTATCATTTCTAAAAGAATTTGCATTATTTAATATCTATACAGGTATTAAATAAATTCTATCTATCGTTCAATCAATTACTTCTATAATATTTATTAATTTTTATTCTATAATATTGTTTTATATAAACTAAGAAATAATATTGATATTGAGTGGGTAATATTATAAACTTTATGATCTGCAAACTCTTGTGGTAAAAGATGTTATAGGAGTGTAAAAGCTATGGCAAATATTTTATTTATAGATAGGGGTATCCCTAACATTGGGATAGCTTATATGTCTTCATACTTAAATAAGCACAATCATAATGTGCACTATTTTAGGGCTTCATTAAAATCAATGTTTGTCCCCAATCTTGAGATAGAAATAGACTCATATATAACTGATGTTTTGCATGAGAAAGTTGATATATTTTGTATATCAATAATGGCAATAAATTGGTCCTGGGTTAAAGAAAAAGTAAAGATTTTAAAACAAAAATATCCTTCTATCCCAGTATTAGTTGGAGGACCTTTTGCTACAACATCTCCTGATGTTATATTAAATTATTCAGAAGTAGATTATGTCTGTATAGGGGATGGAGAAAAGCCTTTATTAGATATTGCAAATAGCATTGATTTAGGTTCATTATCTACTGATATTGTTGATATATGCAATATTTCATTCAAAGATAATAATGTACCTGTTATAAAAGATATGACTTTTTATGTTAATAACCTAGATGATTATCCATTTCCGGATTTTAGTATTTTTGAGGGTCAATTCTCAAAACATTATTTTAAATATCCGGGTATAATAACTAGTCGCGGATGTCCGTTTTCTTGTACATATTGTACATGTCCCGGTTTAAAGGAAATATATTCAAAAGTAGGTAATTTTGTAAGACAGCACAGTGTAGAATATATGATTGAATATTTGAGTAAGTTAAAGATAGATTATGGATGTAAATCTTTTATTGTTAATGATGATATTTTCTTCCTTAACAAGGAATGGCTGAGAAAATTTGCACATGAATATAAAAAGAAAGTTAATATACCTATAACGTGTTTAGGTAATCCTAATTGTGTGGATGATGAAGTGGCAACTTTGTTGCATGAAGTTGGATGCAAGTTGGTGATTTTTGGTCTTCAAAGTGGATCAGAAGCTGTAAGAAGAAAAATAAAAAGGTTTGAAACGAATCAAAAAGTTATTCAAATGGCAAATTCTTTTAAAAAAGCTAATGTGCATTTTTCAATAAATCACATTTTTGATTTTCCTTTTGAGGATATAAAGAGCATATATGAAAGTGCATGTTTGTATAATGAAATTAGGCCAAATATGATAGATCCTTTTTCATTGGTATATTTTCCAAAGGCTGAAATTGTTAAGGATGCAGTTCAGTTAGGATACCTTACAAAAAAAGAAGAGGAGCTTATAGAATTAGGGGAAGTAAGTGGCCAAGTAAACCCATATAATACAAAAAGAGATTCGAACTATAAAAGATATAACCTTTTTTATAATATGATACCTTTAATGCCAAAAGCGTTTGTGGATTTTATTTTGGTTTCACAAGAAAGATTTATTAAATTTTCAAAATTATTATCTTATATGCCGGGATTTACCGCTGCATTTGTTAAGTTGATTCTTGCTTTTAAAAATCGAACGCAATTTATACAGCTTTCGTTTCTTCCTGACCTAATATATTATTTTAAACGAAAACTTCTGTGTAAATGATAATCAATTATTTTGGTAAAAAATGACAAATTCTAAAAAGATTTTATTAGTATATCCTGGGAAGCAGGGAGCAACTTTTCCTGAATTGCCATTGCCAATTCTTTATCTTTCATATGCATTAAGGGAAGCCGGGTTTTTCCCGCACGTATTAGATATGCGTTTAGATGACTATAAATTAGTTTGTCCACAGGATTATTTGTTTATTGGTGTCAGTGTTTTAACCGGTCCTCCGATAAAATATGGTCTCCAATTTGCGAAATTCGTTAAAAATATATGCCCGGAAGTTCCAATTGTATGGGGTGGGATACATACATCATTATTACCTGAACAAACTTTAAAGAGTGATTTAGTGGATTATGTAGTTTTTGGAGAGGGAGAGGATACTATTAAGGAGTTAGCAATAACCTTGAGTAATAAAGGGGATGTGTCATGTATTAAAGGTATTGGATATAAAACAGATGGGAAAACCTGTGTAAATGAGGCTAGAGAGTTTATTGACTTTACTAAAATACCGAAAGAATTACCTTATGAATTATTTCAAATGGATAGATATGTAATAGATATTTTTCCGATACACTCAAGCCGTGGTTGTCCATATAGATGTAGTTTTTGTTATAGCCTAGTATTTAATAAAAGACGTTGGCGGGCTAAGTCTGCTGTTACGGTATTAGATGAAATTGAATATGTTATTAATAAGTTTGGAGTTAGTCATATCAGTTTCACATGGGAGGATGAATTTTTTATTGATAAAGATAGAGTAAAAGATATATGTGAAGGAATTTTAGAGCGTAATATTAATATTAAATGGGATGCATTTTGTAGATTTAATCATTTTTATAAGTTTGAAGAAGACTATATAAGGTTACTGGAAAGATCAGGTTGTGCTTCATTATCATTTGGCGGAGAGTCAGGTTCTCAGAGAATGTTAGACGATATAATTACTAAAGATGTTGTAGTAGAACAGATGATAATAACTGCTAAAAAACTAGCAAAGACAAAGATTTGTCAAATTGTGAGCTTTATATCAGGTTTGCCTGAAGAAACAGACCGAGATATGGATTTGACATTTAAATTGATGGATAAACTTTATGAAATAAATCCTAATATTTATTTAAATGGTTTATTTTTATATACTCCTTATCCTGGAACTAAACTTTTTGAATTGGTTGCGACAAAATATAATTATCAGATACCTGATTCTTTAGAGGCATGGGCTAATTTCGGTATATTTAGAAATGTAGGCGCAACATGGCAGACAGAAGACTATATGAAGAAATATAAAACTGTGTCAATATTGACGCGTTTTCCATTTTATAGAAATCAATTTAGATTAAAAGATATAGGAACAGTTATTGGTGGTGGTCGTTTTGATAAATTTCCATATAATATTATATACTATGTATTTACATCTTTGGCAAGATGGCGTTGGAAAAAGAAATATTTTAAATTCCCTATAGAGTGGTGGCTTTTGGAAAAGATCATGGAAAGGTATAGGGGATTTATATGATGATTGTTGAACGAAATAAAACAATCTGATATAGTTTGTACAAGCACCTCCTCACTGCAATGTAGTGTGGAGGTGTCGTTTTAAACACAATATTTTATTAATACAGGTTAATAATAATATGAAAGCAAAAATATTTTCTATAATAATACTTAATTGGAACGGTAAAAAATGGCTCAGGAAATGCATTGACAGTGTTTTGCAACAGAGCTTTAAAAAATATGAAATCATTTTTGTAGATAATAATTCAAGTGATGACTCTGTTAAATTTGTTGAAGAAAATTACCCATTCATTAAAGTTATTAATAATGATCAAAATTTTGGGTATGCAAAAGGGAATAATATTGGTGCTGATATAGCATCTGGTGATTTTATTTTCTTTTTGAATAGTGATGCGTATATTGAAAAAGATTGTCTGGAGCATATTGATAGAGCTATATGTTCGAGCCAAAACAAGGTAAATATATTTGCGTTAAAAATGTTTTCTTACGATAAAGCAAAAAACCTGTATCCAAATAATAGTTGGATGATCGTTGATGTTTTTGGTTATCCTCATTTAGGGGTAGAACCCTTTTATTCAGATGGAGCGGCATTGGTTATTAGTAGAAACTTGTTTGATAAATTAAAAGGATTTGATGAATATCATTTTATGTATGCTGAAGATATAGATTTATGTTGGCGGGCAAAATTAATTGGTTGCAATGTTGTAGGGCTACAGGCGGCGATAGTTTATCATTCAGTAAGTGGTTCTAGTTTTGCCGCAGATAAAGACTCAAATATGCATATTACTTCTGTTAATAAGCGTTATCTTGTAGAAAGAAATACAATTCGTAATCTTCTAAAGAACTATTCTACAATAACTCTTTTATGGATAGTCCCGTTACTATTGTTAATGTATTTTATTGAATGTTTTCTATGTATATTTTTGCGCAGGTCGGAGATGATCTACCATGTGTATATAAAAGCCTTACAATATAATTTTGCTATGTTAAAAAATACGATAGAGGAGAGAAATATAATTCAAAAAAAGAGAGTTGTTTCTGATATAGGTATATTTAAATATATGACATTTAGATTATCCAAGGTAAATCTGGTTAAAAAAGTTGGAATAAGTAATGTTTGTGTGAAAAATGAGAAGTAGATTTAATATACTAATTATTTTTGTTTTATCATTAGTTCCACTTATGTGGTTTAGAGAAGGACTTCTAATAGCTGGAGGTGATGGCCCTTTATTCTTAAATCCTGTGAACTATTTTCAGAATTTTGTGAGATATCCTGTATCTGATATTAGCGGCGTTCATGCATTTGAAGTTAATCTAATATTTCCACTACTAATCTTCTATTATATTTTTGAAGCAGCGGGTGTTTCATTAATTGTTACAGAGAAAACTTTGTTTGTGCTTTATTTTTTTGTTGCGGGCACATCAATGTATTACTTAATGACCGTGCTTCTGAAAAGTGATAAGAAATATGATAATTTCGCAAAGTTGATTGCCGCTGTATTTTATATGTTTAATTATTTTGTTATTTTGGTTAATCCTTTGTTAACACAATTTATTGCATATACCTTAATGCCATTGATTTTAGGGCTATACATCAAAGGTACAACAACAGACGGGCCACCACTGTTTAAAAGAAGCTTATTGTTTGTGGCGGCTCTTTCATTTTTACCTGCTGCATTTTCAAATCCTCCTTTTATCGTAGTAA
It includes:
- a CDS encoding glycosyltransferase, with product MTNKIIEKEIAVVGHVTEVYGPVQALTNYLKKQGKNIIFISNPFAYCSLEKSIACIYKDKMEVKSIDGPKNPTFKKLYALYYIRSSLFTFIQVVKRRKRVGLYIGIDNLNAFIGLILKKLGYVDKVVYYVIDYTKKRFLLGFFNWLYHFIDRICIKNADYIWNISSRIADVRESQGVNMERNLVVPVGVELEKIKKPNDSERDKNLLVAVSHLTESKGIQLIIDVMSDLRNELSAVKLHIIGTGPYESVLIDMVKKMGLDEYIKFLGPMNHDDLFAYLPKCGIALATYTEDPDSITYYADPTKPKEYLACGLPVIITKVPWIAEAIDNKHMGIAIHYKKDDLKNAIIKMLQDSDFYDECRINAFDFASKLSWDQIYDKALDESRI
- a CDS encoding class I SAM-dependent methyltransferase, with protein sequence MKTKVDISKQFFDNKAQDVNTSFIRTVSLSQKNEFDLIRKNISEKPRESTILDIGGGWGRISLFFLKEGFSVTVVDVSIGALNTLNTIYTNEKNDAWGNLETIEGDLSKLGNIGTYDIVFCIAILHHADSIKNILDKAYKSLKRGGRLIVLEPNPMNLLWYIFIFYQRMWKVEKGILRCRRNSIIQYLKDSDFNSIKVEGYGMFPNCIFNFSEKLLKINASVIPNLSFLKEFALFNIYTGIK
- a CDS encoding radical SAM protein, producing the protein MANILFIDRGIPNIGIAYMSSYLNKHNHNVHYFRASLKSMFVPNLEIEIDSYITDVLHEKVDIFCISIMAINWSWVKEKVKILKQKYPSIPVLVGGPFATTSPDVILNYSEVDYVCIGDGEKPLLDIANSIDLGSLSTDIVDICNISFKDNNVPVIKDMTFYVNNLDDYPFPDFSIFEGQFSKHYFKYPGIITSRGCPFSCTYCTCPGLKEIYSKVGNFVRQHSVEYMIEYLSKLKIDYGCKSFIVNDDIFFLNKEWLRKFAHEYKKKVNIPITCLGNPNCVDDEVATLLHEVGCKLVIFGLQSGSEAVRRKIKRFETNQKVIQMANSFKKANVHFSINHIFDFPFEDIKSIYESACLYNEIRPNMIDPFSLVYFPKAEIVKDAVQLGYLTKKEEELIELGEVSGQVNPYNTKRDSNYKRYNLFYNMIPLMPKAFVDFILVSQERFIKFSKLLSYMPGFTAAFVKLILAFKNRTQFIQLSFLPDLIYYFKRKLLCK
- a CDS encoding radical SAM protein, which codes for MTNSKKILLVYPGKQGATFPELPLPILYLSYALREAGFFPHVLDMRLDDYKLVCPQDYLFIGVSVLTGPPIKYGLQFAKFVKNICPEVPIVWGGIHTSLLPEQTLKSDLVDYVVFGEGEDTIKELAITLSNKGDVSCIKGIGYKTDGKTCVNEAREFIDFTKIPKELPYELFQMDRYVIDIFPIHSSRGCPYRCSFCYSLVFNKRRWRAKSAVTVLDEIEYVINKFGVSHISFTWEDEFFIDKDRVKDICEGILERNINIKWDAFCRFNHFYKFEEDYIRLLERSGCASLSFGGESGSQRMLDDIITKDVVVEQMIITAKKLAKTKICQIVSFISGLPEETDRDMDLTFKLMDKLYEINPNIYLNGLFLYTPYPGTKLFELVATKYNYQIPDSLEAWANFGIFRNVGATWQTEDYMKKYKTVSILTRFPFYRNQFRLKDIGTVIGGGRFDKFPYNIIYYVFTSLARWRWKKKYFKFPIEWWLLEKIMERYRGFI
- a CDS encoding glycosyltransferase family 2 protein, whose translation is MKAKIFSIIILNWNGKKWLRKCIDSVLQQSFKKYEIIFVDNNSSDDSVKFVEENYPFIKVINNDQNFGYAKGNNIGADIASGDFIFFLNSDAYIEKDCLEHIDRAICSSQNKVNIFALKMFSYDKAKNLYPNNSWMIVDVFGYPHLGVEPFYSDGAALVISRNLFDKLKGFDEYHFMYAEDIDLCWRAKLIGCNVVGLQAAIVYHSVSGSSFAADKDSNMHITSVNKRYLVERNTIRNLLKNYSTITLLWIVPLLLLMYFIECFLCIFLRRSEMIYHVYIKALQYNFAMLKNTIEERNIIQKKRVVSDIGIFKYMTFRLSKVNLVKKVGISNVCVKNEK